CGGCGATCGCGGCCACGGCTTGTGCGTACTCACGCGGATCGAGGTGCACATCGCCCGCAGGTTGCCGCGCTCGCAAGATCGCCGCGTCCAGCCCGAGTGCGTCGCCGATATCGCGACCGGCGCGCACGGTCTCGAAGAACTCGGCGATGTGTGCCGAGGTGAAACCCCGCGCGAGCATCCGATTGATGGCCTGCAGCTGACCCAGATGCGCGGCATCGTAATAAGCCGCACGGCCCACCCGGCGCGGTGGATCCAGCAACCCACGTTCGCGGTAAGCGCGAATATTGCGCGCGCTGACCCCGGACGCACGCGCGAGGTCGTGCAGGCGATATTCGGTCAGCGCCAAGCGGCCACCACCGCACCCAAGCCGCCGACAAGCACGGTCATGATCACACTGTAGCGCGCCACCGTGCAGGTTGAGCAAACTGATAAAAGGCTTAGAGACAGCACAGATGTACAACATGGCAACGCGGTGAGAGATGTCACCGGAAAAACATTCGCAATTCATCCCATCAATTTGGGACCATCTACGCAGCCACACTGATACGACCACCCGAGACGACGGAAGGGGCCGGTGCCGTGCGTCCGTGGATCGTCTGGGCCACCGGCCTGCTGGCCTATATCGTGGCCGTGCTCAATCGCACCACCCTCGGCGTCTCCGGCCTCGAGGCGGGCGAACGCTTCCACGCCGGGCCGAGCGTGCTCTCGACATTCGTGGTGCTTCAGATCATCGTCTACGCCGCCGCCCAGGTTCCCGCCGGAGTGTTGCTGGACCGCTACGGGTCCAAGGTGTTGATCATCTCCGGGGCGGCTCTCATGGCGGGTGGGCAGCTCGCCATCGCGCTGACCCAATCCCTTCCGATGGCACTGACCGCCCGCGCCATCGTCGGGCTCGGTGATGCCATCACCTTCATCTCGGTGCTGCGTCTGGTGCCGCACTGGTTCCCCGCGCGGCGGGTGCCTCTGCTGACCCAGCTCACCGGCATCAGCGGTCAATTCGGCCAGGTGCTCTCGGCCGTGCCGTTCCTGGCGCTGCTGGGCATCGCCGGGTGGACCTCGGCATACCTGTCGGTGGCGGCCTTTGCCGTGCTCGCCTTGGTGCTGGCGGCAGCGCTGATCCGCAACACCCCGGACGGCCGGCCGGCCACCACATCTGCCTTGAGCGTCCGGGCCACCCTGGCCAACGTCCGCACCGTCTGGCTGCGTCCAGGTACTCGACTGGGTTTCTTCACCCATATGGGCACCCAGTTCTCGGTGACCGCCTTCGCCCTCATGTGGGGCGTCCCCTATGTCACCACCGCGCAGGGCCAGACCCGCGGCATAGCCGGCATGCTGTTGACCATCTCGGTCCTGACGGCCGTCGCCGCCGGGGTGGTGCTCGGCCTCCTGTGCGGCCGATTCCCGCACCGTCGATCCCGATTCGTGCTGGCGATCATCGGTAGCAACGCCGCCATGTGGACGATCGTGCTCGCCACGCCCGGTCAGGCACCGTTGTGGCTGTTGGTCATCCTCGTCGTGATCATCTCCGTCGGCGGGCCCGGCTCGATGGTCGGTTTCGACTTTGCCCGCACCTTCAATCCCAGCGCCACGTTGGGCACGGCACAGGGCATGGTCAACATGGGCGGCTTTCTGGCCTCCCTGATGCTGATGCAGGCCATGGGCTGGATCCTCGACGTCGCGGGCGGCTACTCCCCCGAGTCGTTCCGGCTCGCCTGGACTGTTCAGTACGTGGTGTGGGCCGTCGCGGTGATCGGCATCCTGGTGACCCGGCGCAAGACCCGGCGGCAGCTGGGTCTGCAGGGCGACGCCTCCGATCGATGGTTGCTGGAAACCTTCGATCCCGAGCCGACCGACATCAGCCGCTGATCCGCGCCGCCACTGCCGCCGTGGTGTGCCGGTGCCCGACCGTCTCATGGCCGACGACCACCACGACCGGCGCCAGCGTGGTCACCAGCAGGCATACCGCGATGGGTACACCGGACGCCGCGAGCGCGATAGAACCTGCCAGCACCACGCTGGCCAGCAGGCTGAGCATCAGATGCACTCGGCTGGTGGCCCGCAACATCAGCACGTGCAGCAGGTAGACCAGCCAGATGTAGACCGCCACCGGAATCGCCACGGTCGCCACGCAGGCCGCCGACCCGAGCTCGGAGTGCTCCTCCAGGTAGTAGGCGGCGAGGTGCAGACCGGCACCGGTGCCGACGATCGCACCGAACAACACGATGGGCAGATAACCGAACCAGAACGACGTCTCACGGTGCGCGTGCAAGAGCTCCCCTGCGGGCACCATGAAGTACATCCACCACATGCCGAATGTCAGCCCGACGCCGGCGACGGCGACCAGGATCGCCTCGGTGCTCCAGCCGTGGTCGGACACCACCGCGGTCAGGGTCGCCACCGTGCCGACCACACCCTCGCCGAGCGCGATGATGGCCATCAACCCGTACCGCTCGGCGATGTGGTGGGCGTGCCACGGTGTACCGCCGGCGCGACGTTCGGCCACCACCGGTCCGGCCATCTCGAAGAGCGTCAGCGCGAGCACCAGCACACCCGTCACCAGCAGCCCGGTGTGCAGGAGAATCACTGCGATCCAACCGATCTGGGCGACCGAGATGATCGCGGCATAGGTCAGGCAGGCCCGCCGTCGCGCCGGATCCTGGCGCGCCGCCCGCAACCATTGCGCCACCATGGCCACACGCATGACCACATACCCGGCCACCATCACCACGTTGTCGACGTGGCCACCGTGCTCCAACGAGGCGAACATGGCGGGCAACCCGAGCGCCAGGATCAACACGCCGACCATCTGCAGCATGGTCGTCAGCCGGTACACCCAGTCATCGGTGTCGTAGGCCGACGCGAACCAGGTGAAGTTGATCCACGCCCAGCACACCGCGAAGATCGCGAAGGCGAATCCGGCCAGCCCCGCACCGACGTGACCGGCGGCGAACGCATGGGCGAACTGCGACGCCGCGACGCCGAAGGCGATGACGAACGTCAGGTCGAACAACAGCTCGAGCGGGGATGCCACCCGGTGCGATTCGTGTGGATCACGCCCGGACATGACCGCTATGCCGCGCGGCCGCCCATCGGCAGTGCTCACCGCAGATTCCCCCTCCCACCGGCGCGCGCCGGTCACCGATAAGATTCAACACGCTAGCGTGGGCGCGTGCCCCCGACCGTTGACGATGCCACTGCCGTCGGCGTCGTGCTGGCCGCAGGCATCGGCTCACGTGTCGGCGCCGACGGCAACAAGGCCTACCTGACGCTGGCCGGCAGACCGATGCTGGCCTGGTCGGTGCGCGCGGTGGCCGATACCCCGGAGATCGGCCGGGTGATCCTGGTCTACCGACGCGGTGAGTTCGATATCGCCGAGGCGATGGTGCACGCTCAGATCCCCGACCGCCGGGTCGAACTGGTCGAGGGCGGCGATACCCGGCACGAATCCGAGTTCAACATGCTCTGCCATATCGCCGCCGATATCGAATCCGGGTCCGTGGACGTCGTTCTCATCCATGACGCCGCGCGTCCACTGGCCGGACCGGAGATGATGCGCGCGGCCCTGGACACCGCGCGGCGCTTCGGCGGTGCGGTCCCGGGAATCGACGCGGTCGGTCTGGCCAGGGTGGACACGGACGGTCTGCATCCGCTCGCCGAATCGGTGGTGCGGGTACAGACCCCTCAGGCATTCCGCGCCGAGCCTCTTCTGGCCGCCTACCGACGCGCCGACGCCGAGGCCTTCGACGGCACCGACACCTCGGCCTGTGTACAGCATTTCACCGATGCCGATGTCCGCGTATTTCCCGGTGCGGCAAGCAATCTCAAGGTCACGTATCCGCCGGACATCCGGCTGGCCGAGCACCTGCTCACCGGCAGGCGATAACGGCTTCCAACAGCGCCGCGTCCGCGGGCAGCTCCGCCGACACCGCGTCGGCGTCGCCGTCGACGATGACCGCCCGCGCCAGGCTGTCGACGGTGACCGGGTCGGCCAGGCGGTCGAGGCGCATCCCCCACGGATACTGCAGCTGCCGCAAGGTGGAGCGGTCCACCGTGGCGGTGAGGGTGCCCCCGGCATCGACGGTCTTCACGGTGTCGGTGACCGGTAGCACCGGCACCACCAGCTCGGCGCCGCGGGCCAGGGCCGCGACCACCCTGTCGATCATGTCCGCCGCCATCAGCGGATGACGACGATCGGCCAGCAGCACGTGGGTGACGTCGCGGCGGCCGGCACGCATCTCGGCCAACGCGCGTCCGGCCAGCGCGAGGCAATCCGCCCGGGTGGCCGAGCCGTCGACGGTAAGGATGTCGACGGTCAGCCCGGCCAGGACCGCATCGATCCGTTCCGCGATCGCCTCGTCGACGACGAGGAGAACCTGCCCGACCACCCGCGACAGCGAGCGCACCATCCGGCACACCGCGGGGTCACCAGCCAGCGGGGTGAGCGCGCCGGATGGGTTCTCCCCCGGTGCGAGCACGATGACGGCGCTGAGTTCCACGGCGGTCAGGGTAGCCCGTTTGCCCAGCGTGATGGCCGGGTAAAGAGCTTGCACGGATCAATGGCGATCCTGTTAGCCTTTTGATCACAAAGGTGTGTAACAAATCAGCCATCCCGTACGACAGAGGGATGTCGCCCGAATCAGTCGGGTGGGGAAAGGTATAAACCACATGCTCAAGGTGTCGCGCACGAAGCTGGCCGTCGTGATCGGCGGGATCGCAGTAGCACTGCCGATGTCGGCCGGGATCGCCTCTGCCCAGCCCGACCTCAGCAATGTCGTCAACACGACCTGCACTTACGACCAGGTGATGGCCGCGATGAACGCCCAGCAGCCGGATCTGGCCGCGCAGTTCAACGCTCAGCCGATGGCCCTGGGCATGCTGCGGAGCTTCCTGTCCTCGGGACCGGTGGAGCGTCAGAACACGGTCAACCAGATCGCTGCCTACCCGGGCGCCGCCAGCTACCTCGGCGCGGTGCAGAACCTCGCGGGTACCTGCAACAACTACTGATCGTCGACTTCTGATCGTCGACTACTGATCGTCCTGGTAACGATCACGCTCGTGGACCGTCCCGCGCTCCGATCCGGAGGGCGGGACGTTTCGTTTGCGGGCGGACGCCGCGAGCACGCTCACACCCACCGCGCAGGCGAACACCCCCACGATTAGGTGCCGTGGCCAGTCGGACGCCGCATAGGCCCACAGCTGCAGGACGCCCGCGCCCAGGGCCAACAGGCCGAACGTGAATCCGGCGATACGCAGCGCCATGAGACGAGTGTGCCAGCGGTCCCCGCTTACAGCCCGAGCGATTTCGCGATGATCACCTTCATGACTTCGCTGGTTCCGGCGTAAATCCGCGCCACTCGGGCGTCGGTGTACAACCGGGCTATCGGGTACTCCATCATGTAGCCGTAACCACCGAACAACTGCAGACAGCGGTCGACCACCCTGGCCTGCATTTCGGTGCAGAACAGTTTGACCCGGGCCGCGTCAGCGGTCGACAGCTCCCCGGCGACATGCAGAGCCACGGCACGGTCGAGCATCGCCTGGCCTGCCTCGACCTCGGCAGAGCAGGCAGCCAGCTCGAACTTCGTGTTCTGGAATGACGAGACCGATGCTCCGAAGATCGTCCGGTCCCTGGTGTAGCGGATGGCCTCCGCTATCGCCGAACGCGCCTGAGCCACCGACCCCACCGCGATGGTGAGCCGCTCCTGTGGCAGGTTCTGCCCGAGATAGCCGAACGCGTCGCCTTCCTGGCCGAGCACATTGCCGGCGGGCACTCGCACATCGACGAACGACAGCTCCGCGGTGTCCTGGACCTTGCAGCCCATCTTCTCCAGCTCCCGGCCTCGGGTGAAGCCGGGCATCCCGTCCTCCACCACGAAAAGCGTCAGACCCTTGCGCCGGTTGTCCGGGTCGGTTGCGGTGCGGGCAACGACGATCACCAGGTCGGCCTGCATGCCGCCGGTGATGAAAGTTTTGGCGCCGTTGAGAATCCAGTCCTCACCATCACGAACCGCCGAGGTCCGCATACCGGCCAGATCGGATCCGGTCCCGGGCTCTGTCATCGCTATGGCAGTCAACAGGGTGCCGTCGGCCAATCCGGGGAACCAGCGGGTGCGCTGCTGCTCATCGGCGTAGTGCAGGAAGTACGGGAGGATCACCTCGAGCTGGGTGCGCACCGTCGACAGCGTCACCAACGCCCGGGCGGCCTCTTCCTGCAGCACCACGTTGTAGCGGTAATCCGGCTCGCCCCCTCCCCCGAACTCCTCGGGGATGGCCATGCCCAACATGCCCAGCGCACCCATCTTCTCGAATACTGCCCGCGGCATACGGCCGGCCTTTTCCCAGTCGGGATATGCAGGCACGACCTCCTTCTCGACGAAGTCGCGGGCCAGTTCACGGAACGCCTCATGGTCTTCGGTGAACAGATCTCGTTGCACTGCATGCTCCTTTTCGCTCAGGCCACGAGCTCGACGAGGGTGGCGTTGGCGGTGCCGCCGCCCTCACACATGGTCTGCAACCCGTACCGAATACCGTTGTCGCGCATGTGGTGGATCATTCGGGTCATCAACACCGCGCCCGATGCCCCGAGCGGATGCCCTAGTGAGATGGCACCGCCGAGTGGGTTGAGCTTGGTCTCCGCCACCCCGGTCTCGGCCAGCCAGGCCAGTGGCACCGGCGCAAAAGCCTCGTTGACCTCGAATACCCCCACCTCGTCGATCCCGACGCCGGACTTGCGCAACACCTTCTCGGTCGCCGGGATGGGAGCGGTCAACATCAGCACCGGGTCGGCTCCGGTGACCGCGCCGGCCCGGTAGCGGACCAGCGGTGTGAGACCCAGATTCAGCGCCTGGTCGGAGCTCATGACCAGCAGCGCAGCCGCCCCGTCGGAGATCTGTGAGGAGTTACCTGCGTGGATGATGCCGTCCTCGGTGAAAGCGGGTTTGAGACCGCCGAGAGTCTCGACCGTGGTGCCGCGTCGGAGGCCCTCGTCGAGGGTGATCACGTCGGATTCGGTGAACACCGGCACGATCTGGTCGATGAACGCACCGGAATCCTGCGCCGCTGCGGCGCGTTCGTGCGACCGCGCGGAATACTCGTCGCAACGCGCCCGGGACAGCCCCCACTGCTGACAGATCATCTCGGCGGACAGACCTTGATTGAAGGCGAAATTGTCATATCGGGCAAGTACTTTCGGGCCGTACGGTTGGCCGGTGGTGCGTGCGGCCCCCAGCGGAACGCGGCTCATCACCTCGACTCCCCCGGCGACCACCACGTCCTGCTGACCCGACATGACGGCCTGCACCGCGAAGTCCAGCGCCTGTTGACTCGATCCGCAGGCGCGGTTCACCGTGGTGCCCGGAATCGACTCCGGCCAGCCGGCTGCCAACACCGCATAGCGCCCGATGTTGCTGGATTGATCGCCCACTTGCGATACGCAACCCCAGACCACGTCATCGACGAGTGCCGGGTCCACACCGGTGCGTTCGGACAGTTCGTTGAGTACCAGGGCTGACAGGTCCGCGGCATGCTGATCGGACAGCGCGCCGTTGCGCTTTCCCACCGGGGTGCGCACGGCTCCTACGATGACGGTCTCGCGCATCAGGTCTGCTCCTTCGTCGTGGGCGGGTGCTCCCCGCTGCCGGTGAACGCCGGCCCTATTGCCCCCATATCGCGCAGGGCGGCCAGTTCGGTTCTGCTGTAACCGAACTCGGTCAGCACGGTGTCGGTGTGCTCGCCGAGTCCCGGAACCGCTCCCATCCCCAGTTCGTGACCGGCGATGATGGGCGGCGGAAGCAACGCGGTGATCTCACCGTGGGGCGTATGGACCGGTCGCCACCGGTCACGCACCGCCAGATGCCGGTGGTTGACGACCTCGCTGGGGGTGTTGAAACGCGAATTCCCTATCCCGGCGGCATCAGCGGTGCGCTGAATATCGTCGAGATCGTTTTGCGCGCACCATGATTCGATCGCCACGTCGATCTCGTCGCGGTGCACGCAGCGCTGGACGTTGGTGGCAAGGCGCGGATCGTCGGCCAGGTCGGGACGATCGATGACGTCCCTGGCGAATCGCTGCCACTCGCGATCATTGGTCGTTCCGAGCACCACCGTCTGTCCGTCGCGGGTGCCGTACGCCCCGTACGGCGCGACAGCCGGCGAACCCATTCCCAATGGCTGCCGGTCGATTCCAGAATGCTGGGCGTAGGTCAGCGGATATCCCATGATGTCGGTCATGGTGTCGAACAAGCTGACCGAGACGGCCGGCGCAGCATCGTCACCGCCACCGGCACGGCCCACCAGAAGCGCGAGAATCGACAGCGCCGAATACAGGCCCGTGGTGATATCGGCAACCGGCGGGCCCGGTTTGGCGGGCATGCCCGGATGGCCGGTCGTCGCGCATGATCCGGACTCCGCTTGCACCAGCAGGTCGTAGGCGCGTTTACCCGAGAGCGGACCACCGGCGCCGTATCCGTCGATCTGGACCGGGATCACGCGAGGGTGTCGCCGCTGCAGATCCTGCGGACCCAAGCCCAACCGGTCCGTGGCGCCGGGGGCGAGATTGCAGACGAAGGCATCGGCGTCATCGAGCAGTCGGTGCAGCACATCCATGCCGGCAGGTGACTTCAGGTTGAGGGTCACCGAGTGCTTGCCCCGGTTCGCCCAGACGAAATGGGCGGCCATGCCGTTGACGACGTCATCGTAGGACCTGGCGAAATCGCCACCGTCGGGATTCTCGATCTTGATGATCCGGGCCCCGAAGTCGGCAAGCACCCTGGTGCACATGGGCGCCGATACCGCCTGCTCCATGGCAACGACGGTGATGCCGGAAAGTGGGCCTGTCACACAAATCACATAACCATGCCGCGGCAGATCGGCGGGACACGACCCGGGCGAAGCGTGTGCAGAATGCAATTCTCAGAATACGAGATCGCAAGTATCCTGGCCGCGTGACCGACACCGAACCCGCCTGGAAGCAGCGCGCCCTGGAGCGCTCGCTCAGGCCGGCCAAGCTACGTGCCGCGCAGCGCGTCCAACGCTTTCTCGAAGCCGCCCAGTCGATCATGGCCGAGAAGGGCAGCACCGACTTCACCGTCCAAGAGGTGGTCGATCGGTCGCGGCAGTCGTTGCGGAGCTTCTATCTGCAGTTCGACGGCAAGCACGAGTTGTTGCTCGCACTGTTCGAGGATGCGCTGGGTCAACTGGCCGATCAGATTCGCGGTGCCGTCAGCGCCCACACCGACCCCGTCCAACGACTAAGGGTCGCCGTCGGATTACTCTTCACGTCCGCACACTCCGATGCGGCCGTGCACCGCCCGCTGTTCACCGATGTCGCGCCCCGGCTTTCGGTATCCCACCCCGCCGAGGTCAGGGTGGCTCAGGCGCCGGTGTTGGACCTGCTGTCGGAATTGATGGCCGATGCCGCAACGGCCGGCAGATTGCGTCCGTCCGTCGATCCCCGCCGGATCGCCGTGATCGCGATGCAAACCGTCATGACCGTCGCGCAGTCCGGCGACGGTGGTATCGGAGACGACGCGA
This DNA window, taken from Mycolicibacterium neoaurum, encodes the following:
- a CDS encoding MFS transporter, producing MRPWIVWATGLLAYIVAVLNRTTLGVSGLEAGERFHAGPSVLSTFVVLQIIVYAAAQVPAGVLLDRYGSKVLIISGAALMAGGQLAIALTQSLPMALTARAIVGLGDAITFISVLRLVPHWFPARRVPLLTQLTGISGQFGQVLSAVPFLALLGIAGWTSAYLSVAAFAVLALVLAAALIRNTPDGRPATTSALSVRATLANVRTVWLRPGTRLGFFTHMGTQFSVTAFALMWGVPYVTTAQGQTRGIAGMLLTISVLTAVAAGVVLGLLCGRFPHRRSRFVLAIIGSNAAMWTIVLATPGQAPLWLLVILVVIISVGGPGSMVGFDFARTFNPSATLGTAQGMVNMGGFLASLMLMQAMGWILDVAGGYSPESFRLAWTVQYVVWAVAVIGILVTRRKTRRQLGLQGDASDRWLLETFDPEPTDISR
- a CDS encoding MerR family transcriptional regulator yields the protein MALTEYRLHDLARASGVSARNIRAYRERGLLDPPRRVGRAAYYDAAHLGQLQAINRMLARGFTSAHIAEFFETVRAGRDIGDALGLDAAILRARQPAGDVHLDPREYAQAVAAIAESIRDSADSLASDAVTGWRLAVPGVVSPEDLIGLVVGRVERLMRERVAEAGATASGRGPKLTDQ
- a CDS encoding low temperature requirement protein A — translated: MSGRDPHESHRVASPLELLFDLTFVIAFGVAASQFAHAFAAGHVGAGLAGFAFAIFAVCWAWINFTWFASAYDTDDWVYRLTTMLQMVGVLILALGLPAMFASLEHGGHVDNVVMVAGYVVMRVAMVAQWLRAARQDPARRRACLTYAAIISVAQIGWIAVILLHTGLLVTGVLVLALTLFEMAGPVVAERRAGGTPWHAHHIAERYGLMAIIALGEGVVGTVATLTAVVSDHGWSTEAILVAVAGVGLTFGMWWMYFMVPAGELLHAHRETSFWFGYLPIVLFGAIVGTGAGLHLAAYYLEEHSELGSAACVATVAIPVAVYIWLVYLLHVLMLRATSRVHLMLSLLASVVLAGSIALAASGVPIAVCLLVTTLAPVVVVVGHETVGHRHTTAAVAARISG
- a CDS encoding thiolase family protein, coding for MRETVIVGAVRTPVGKRNGALSDQHAADLSALVLNELSERTGVDPALVDDVVWGCVSQVGDQSSNIGRYAVLAAGWPESIPGTTVNRACGSSQQALDFAVQAVMSGQQDVVVAGGVEVMSRVPLGAARTTGQPYGPKVLARYDNFAFNQGLSAEMICQQWGLSRARCDEYSARSHERAAAAQDSGAFIDQIVPVFTESDVITLDEGLRRGTTVETLGGLKPAFTEDGIIHAGNSSQISDGAAALLVMSSDQALNLGLTPLVRYRAGAVTGADPVLMLTAPIPATEKVLRKSGVGIDEVGVFEVNEAFAPVPLAWLAETGVAETKLNPLGGAISLGHPLGASGAVLMTRMIHHMRDNGIRYGLQTMCEGGGTANATLVELVA
- a CDS encoding acyl-CoA dehydrogenase family protein, encoding MQRDLFTEDHEAFRELARDFVEKEVVPAYPDWEKAGRMPRAVFEKMGALGMLGMAIPEEFGGGGEPDYRYNVVLQEEAARALVTLSTVRTQLEVILPYFLHYADEQQRTRWFPGLADGTLLTAIAMTEPGTGSDLAGMRTSAVRDGEDWILNGAKTFITGGMQADLVIVVARTATDPDNRRKGLTLFVVEDGMPGFTRGRELEKMGCKVQDTAELSFVDVRVPAGNVLGQEGDAFGYLGQNLPQERLTIAVGSVAQARSAIAEAIRYTRDRTIFGASVSSFQNTKFELAACSAEVEAGQAMLDRAVALHVAGELSTADAARVKLFCTEMQARVVDRCLQLFGGYGYMMEYPIARLYTDARVARIYAGTSEVMKVIIAKSLGL
- a CDS encoding hemophore-related protein, yielding MLKVSRTKLAVVIGGIAVALPMSAGIASAQPDLSNVVNTTCTYDQVMAAMNAQQPDLAAQFNAQPMALGMLRSFLSSGPVERQNTVNQIAAYPGAASYLGAVQNLAGTCNNY
- a CDS encoding 2-C-methyl-D-erythritol 4-phosphate cytidylyltransferase; this translates as MQALYPAITLGKRATLTAVELSAVIVLAPGENPSGALTPLAGDPAVCRMVRSLSRVVGQVLLVVDEAIAERIDAVLAGLTVDILTVDGSATRADCLALAGRALAEMRAGRRDVTHVLLADRRHPLMAADMIDRVVAALARGAELVVPVLPVTDTVKTVDAGGTLTATVDRSTLRQLQYPWGMRLDRLADPVTVDSLARAVIVDGDADAVSAELPADAALLEAVIACR
- a CDS encoding TetR/AcrR family transcriptional regulator, giving the protein MTDTEPAWKQRALERSLRPAKLRAAQRVQRFLEAAQSIMAEKGSTDFTVQEVVDRSRQSLRSFYLQFDGKHELLLALFEDALGQLADQIRGAVSAHTDPVQRLRVAVGLLFTSAHSDAAVHRPLFTDVAPRLSVSHPAEVRVAQAPVLDLLSELMADAATAGRLRPSVDPRRIAVIAMQTVMTVAQSGDGGIGDDAISPDEIWDFIANGVTNGG
- a CDS encoding IspD/TarI family cytidylyltransferase translates to MPPTVDDATAVGVVLAAGIGSRVGADGNKAYLTLAGRPMLAWSVRAVADTPEIGRVILVYRRGEFDIAEAMVHAQIPDRRVELVEGGDTRHESEFNMLCHIAADIESGSVDVVLIHDAARPLAGPEMMRAALDTARRFGGAVPGIDAVGLARVDTDGLHPLAESVVRVQTPQAFRAEPLLAAYRRADAEAFDGTDTSACVQHFTDADVRVFPGAASNLKVTYPPDIRLAEHLLTGRR